One Danio rerio strain Tuebingen ecotype United States chromosome 22, GRCz12tu, whole genome shotgun sequence genomic window carries:
- the si:ch211-212d10.1 gene encoding mast cell protease 2 isoform X3: MMGFKPCEEQFQKVDTNPVIMVNSSLRLKSIDVHGKLTGQTGNSRKVDHMENCVIGVNPSLCLKSTDVHGELTGQIGNSRKAVHTEQSSTYLSCTLSETELSTMSIIWQTTSLLLLLRCCAPGFCMRDGIVGGKVSIPHSRPYMVYIKDSNSKLACGGFLIREDFVLTAAHCKRSHLKVYLGVNDTHILPHGIEVEATPHPKFNNAPGDDIMLLKLKTPATLNKTVNIITWPECENKEISKDCMVLGWGWQDYVDGCPSSVLKEANVTLIDFKKCGTNYTLCTNGSIGPAKGDSGGPLVCGDAAQGIVSFYTESSGVYLTRYTRISHYHQWIDHIMNKTYQQQLKTWRGKLYELI; the protein is encoded by the exons ACAcaaaccctgtcatcatggtcaactcctctctgcgtctcaagtccattgatgtacatggcaagctaactggacaaactggtaacagcaggaaagtcgaccatatggag AACTGTGTCATCGGGGTCAAcccctctctgtgtctcaagtctacCGACGTGCATGGCGAGCTAACAGGACAGattggtaacagcagaaaagcggtccatacggag CAGAGCTCAACATATCTGAGCTGCACACTGAGTGAAACTGAGCTGTCAACGATGAGCATCATTTGGCAAACCACTAGTCTGCTGCTACTGCTGCGTTGCTGTGCTCCAG GTTTCTGCATGCGAGATGGGATTGTTGGTGGGAAAGTGTCCATTCCACACAGTCGACCCTACATGGTCTACATTAAGGACTCAAATTCAAAATTAGCATGTGGCGGTTTTTTGATAAGAGAGGATTTTGTGCTCACAGCAGCCCACTGTAAACGAAG TCATCTAAAGGTCTATTTGGGGGTCAATGACACCCACATTTTACCTCACGGCATCGAGGTAGAAGCCACACCACATCCCAAATTCAATAATGCACCAGGCGATGACATCATGCTTCTAAAG CTTAAGACGCCGGCAACCTTGAACAAAACTGTGAATATTATCACCTGGCCAGAATGTGAGAATAAGGAAATCTCGAAAGACTGCATGGTCTTGGGTTGGGGCTGGCAGGATTATGTTGACGGGTGTCCATCAAGTGTCCTCAAAGAAGCGAATGTGACTCTGATAGACTTTAAAAAGTGTGGCACTAATTACACCCTTTGCACTAACGGATCAATTGGACCAGCAAAG GGAGACTCTGGAGGTCCACTTGTTTGTGGAGATGCTGCACAGGGAATTGTGTCTTTTTACACAGAGTCATCTGGAGTATACCTCACAAGATACACTCGTATTTCTCACTACCATCAATGGATTGATCACATCATGAATAAAACTTATCAGCAGCAACTGAAGACATGGAGGGGGAAGTTGTATGAACTCATTTAG
- the si:ch211-212d10.1 gene encoding mast cell protease 2 isoform X15, with the protein MMGFKPCEEQFQKVDTNPVIMVNSSLRLKSIDVHGKLTGQTGNSRKVDHMESSTYLSCTLSETELSTMSIIWQTTSLLLLLRCCAPGFCMRDGIVGGKVSIPHSRPYMVYIKDSNSKLACGGFLIREDFVLTAAHCKRSHLKVYLGVNDTHILPHGIEVEATPHPKFNNAPGDDIMLLKLKTPATLNKTVNIITWPECENKEISKDCMVLGWGWQDYVDGCPSSVLKEANVTLIDFKKCGTNYTLCTNGSIGPAKVF; encoded by the exons ACAcaaaccctgtcatcatggtcaactcctctctgcgtctcaagtccattgatgtacatggcaagctaactggacaaactggtaacagcaggaaagtcgaccatatggag AGCTCAACATATCTGAGCTGCACACTGAGTGAAACTGAGCTGTCAACGATGAGCATCATTTGGCAAACCACTAGTCTGCTGCTACTGCTGCGTTGCTGTGCTCCAG GTTTCTGCATGCGAGATGGGATTGTTGGTGGGAAAGTGTCCATTCCACACAGTCGACCCTACATGGTCTACATTAAGGACTCAAATTCAAAATTAGCATGTGGCGGTTTTTTGATAAGAGAGGATTTTGTGCTCACAGCAGCCCACTGTAAACGAAG TCATCTAAAGGTCTATTTGGGGGTCAATGACACCCACATTTTACCTCACGGCATCGAGGTAGAAGCCACACCACATCCCAAATTCAATAATGCACCAGGCGATGACATCATGCTTCTAAAG CTTAAGACGCCGGCAACCTTGAACAAAACTGTGAATATTATCACCTGGCCAGAATGTGAGAATAAGGAAATCTCGAAAGACTGCATGGTCTTGGGTTGGGGCTGGCAGGATTATGTTGACGGGTGTCCATCAAGTGTCCTCAAAGAAGCGAATGTGACTCTGATAGACTTTAAAAAGTGTGGCACTAATTACACCCTTTGCACTAACGGATCAATTGGACCAGCAAAGGTATTTTAG
- the si:ch211-212d10.1 gene encoding mast cell protease 2 isoform X5: MMGFKPCEEQFQKVDTNPVIMVNSSLRLKSIDVHGKLTGQTGNSRKVDHMEVSSQLQSSTYLSCTLSETELSTMSIIWQTTSLLLLLRCCAPGFCMRDGIVGGKVSIPHSRPYMVYIKDSNSKLACGGFLIREDFVLTAAHCKRSHLKVYLGVNDTHILPHGIEVEATPHPKFNNAPGDDIMLLKLKTPATLNKTVNIITWPECENKEISKDCMVLGWGWQDYVDGCPSSVLKEANVTLIDFKKCGTNYTLCTNGSIGPAKGDSGGPLVCGDAAQGIVSFYTESSGVYLTRYTRISHYHQWIDHIMNKTYQQQLKTWRGKLYELI, translated from the exons ACAcaaaccctgtcatcatggtcaactcctctctgcgtctcaagtccattgatgtacatggcaagctaactggacaaactggtaacagcaggaaagtcgaccatatggaggtaagcagtcagctg CAGAGCTCAACATATCTGAGCTGCACACTGAGTGAAACTGAGCTGTCAACGATGAGCATCATTTGGCAAACCACTAGTCTGCTGCTACTGCTGCGTTGCTGTGCTCCAG GTTTCTGCATGCGAGATGGGATTGTTGGTGGGAAAGTGTCCATTCCACACAGTCGACCCTACATGGTCTACATTAAGGACTCAAATTCAAAATTAGCATGTGGCGGTTTTTTGATAAGAGAGGATTTTGTGCTCACAGCAGCCCACTGTAAACGAAG TCATCTAAAGGTCTATTTGGGGGTCAATGACACCCACATTTTACCTCACGGCATCGAGGTAGAAGCCACACCACATCCCAAATTCAATAATGCACCAGGCGATGACATCATGCTTCTAAAG CTTAAGACGCCGGCAACCTTGAACAAAACTGTGAATATTATCACCTGGCCAGAATGTGAGAATAAGGAAATCTCGAAAGACTGCATGGTCTTGGGTTGGGGCTGGCAGGATTATGTTGACGGGTGTCCATCAAGTGTCCTCAAAGAAGCGAATGTGACTCTGATAGACTTTAAAAAGTGTGGCACTAATTACACCCTTTGCACTAACGGATCAATTGGACCAGCAAAG GGAGACTCTGGAGGTCCACTTGTTTGTGGAGATGCTGCACAGGGAATTGTGTCTTTTTACACAGAGTCATCTGGAGTATACCTCACAAGATACACTCGTATTTCTCACTACCATCAATGGATTGATCACATCATGAATAAAACTTATCAGCAGCAACTGAAGACATGGAGGGGGAAGTTGTATGAACTCATTTAG
- the si:ch211-212d10.1 gene encoding mast cell protease 2 isoform X8, whose product MMGFKPCEEQFQKVDTNPVIMVNSSLRLKSIDVHGKLTGQTGNSRKVDHMESSTYLSCTLSETELSTMSIIWQTTSLLLLLRCCAPGFCMRDGIVGGKVSIPHSRPYMVYIKDSNSKLACGGFLIREDFVLTAAHCKRSHLKVYLGVNDTHILPHGIEVEATPHPKFNNAPGDDIMLLKLKTPATLNKTVNIITWPECENKEISKDCMVLGWGWQDYVDGCPSSVLKEANVTLIDFKKCGTNYTLCTNGSIGPAKGDSGGPLVCGDAAQGIVSFYTESSGVYLTRYTRISHYHQWIDHIMNKTYQQQLKTWRGKLYELI is encoded by the exons ACAcaaaccctgtcatcatggtcaactcctctctgcgtctcaagtccattgatgtacatggcaagctaactggacaaactggtaacagcaggaaagtcgaccatatggag AGCTCAACATATCTGAGCTGCACACTGAGTGAAACTGAGCTGTCAACGATGAGCATCATTTGGCAAACCACTAGTCTGCTGCTACTGCTGCGTTGCTGTGCTCCAG GTTTCTGCATGCGAGATGGGATTGTTGGTGGGAAAGTGTCCATTCCACACAGTCGACCCTACATGGTCTACATTAAGGACTCAAATTCAAAATTAGCATGTGGCGGTTTTTTGATAAGAGAGGATTTTGTGCTCACAGCAGCCCACTGTAAACGAAG TCATCTAAAGGTCTATTTGGGGGTCAATGACACCCACATTTTACCTCACGGCATCGAGGTAGAAGCCACACCACATCCCAAATTCAATAATGCACCAGGCGATGACATCATGCTTCTAAAG CTTAAGACGCCGGCAACCTTGAACAAAACTGTGAATATTATCACCTGGCCAGAATGTGAGAATAAGGAAATCTCGAAAGACTGCATGGTCTTGGGTTGGGGCTGGCAGGATTATGTTGACGGGTGTCCATCAAGTGTCCTCAAAGAAGCGAATGTGACTCTGATAGACTTTAAAAAGTGTGGCACTAATTACACCCTTTGCACTAACGGATCAATTGGACCAGCAAAG GGAGACTCTGGAGGTCCACTTGTTTGTGGAGATGCTGCACAGGGAATTGTGTCTTTTTACACAGAGTCATCTGGAGTATACCTCACAAGATACACTCGTATTTCTCACTACCATCAATGGATTGATCACATCATGAATAAAACTTATCAGCAGCAACTGAAGACATGGAGGGGGAAGTTGTATGAACTCATTTAG
- the si:ch211-212d10.1 gene encoding mast cell protease 2 isoform X12 — MMKSSTYLSCTLSETELSTMSIIWQTTSLLLLLRCCAPGFCMRDGIVGGKVSIPHSRPYMVYIKDSNSKLACGGFLIREDFVLTAAHCKRSHLKVYLGVNDTHILPHGIEVEATPHPKFNNAPGDDIMLLKLKTPATLNKTVNIITWPECENKEISKDCMVLGWGWQDYVDGCPSSVLKEANVTLIDFKKCGTNYTLCTNGSIGPAKGDSGGPLVCGDAAQGIVSFYTESSGVYLTRYTRISHYHQWIDHIMNKTYQQQLKTWRGKLYELI, encoded by the exons ATGATGAAG AGCTCAACATATCTGAGCTGCACACTGAGTGAAACTGAGCTGTCAACGATGAGCATCATTTGGCAAACCACTAGTCTGCTGCTACTGCTGCGTTGCTGTGCTCCAG GTTTCTGCATGCGAGATGGGATTGTTGGTGGGAAAGTGTCCATTCCACACAGTCGACCCTACATGGTCTACATTAAGGACTCAAATTCAAAATTAGCATGTGGCGGTTTTTTGATAAGAGAGGATTTTGTGCTCACAGCAGCCCACTGTAAACGAAG TCATCTAAAGGTCTATTTGGGGGTCAATGACACCCACATTTTACCTCACGGCATCGAGGTAGAAGCCACACCACATCCCAAATTCAATAATGCACCAGGCGATGACATCATGCTTCTAAAG CTTAAGACGCCGGCAACCTTGAACAAAACTGTGAATATTATCACCTGGCCAGAATGTGAGAATAAGGAAATCTCGAAAGACTGCATGGTCTTGGGTTGGGGCTGGCAGGATTATGTTGACGGGTGTCCATCAAGTGTCCTCAAAGAAGCGAATGTGACTCTGATAGACTTTAAAAAGTGTGGCACTAATTACACCCTTTGCACTAACGGATCAATTGGACCAGCAAAG GGAGACTCTGGAGGTCCACTTGTTTGTGGAGATGCTGCACAGGGAATTGTGTCTTTTTACACAGAGTCATCTGGAGTATACCTCACAAGATACACTCGTATTTCTCACTACCATCAATGGATTGATCACATCATGAATAAAACTTATCAGCAGCAACTGAAGACATGGAGGGGGAAGTTGTATGAACTCATTTAG
- the si:ch211-212d10.1 gene encoding mast cell protease 2 isoform X10, with amino-acid sequence MMGFKPCEEQFQKVDTNPVIMVNSSLRLKSIDVHGKLTGQTGNSRKVDHMENCVIGVNPSLCLKSTDVHGELTGQIGNSRKAVHTESSTYLSCTLSETELSTMSIIWQTTSLLLLLRCCAPGFCMRDGIVGGKVSIPHSRPYMVYIKDSNSKLACGGFLIREDFVLTAAHCKRSHLKVYLGVNDTHILPHGIEVEATPHPKFNNAPGDDIMLLKLKTPATLNKTVNIITWPECENKEISKDCMVLGWGWQDYVDGCPSSVLKEANVTLIDFKKCGTNYTLCTNGSIGPAKVF; translated from the exons ACAcaaaccctgtcatcatggtcaactcctctctgcgtctcaagtccattgatgtacatggcaagctaactggacaaactggtaacagcaggaaagtcgaccatatggag AACTGTGTCATCGGGGTCAAcccctctctgtgtctcaagtctacCGACGTGCATGGCGAGCTAACAGGACAGattggtaacagcagaaaagcggtccatacggag AGCTCAACATATCTGAGCTGCACACTGAGTGAAACTGAGCTGTCAACGATGAGCATCATTTGGCAAACCACTAGTCTGCTGCTACTGCTGCGTTGCTGTGCTCCAG GTTTCTGCATGCGAGATGGGATTGTTGGTGGGAAAGTGTCCATTCCACACAGTCGACCCTACATGGTCTACATTAAGGACTCAAATTCAAAATTAGCATGTGGCGGTTTTTTGATAAGAGAGGATTTTGTGCTCACAGCAGCCCACTGTAAACGAAG TCATCTAAAGGTCTATTTGGGGGTCAATGACACCCACATTTTACCTCACGGCATCGAGGTAGAAGCCACACCACATCCCAAATTCAATAATGCACCAGGCGATGACATCATGCTTCTAAAG CTTAAGACGCCGGCAACCTTGAACAAAACTGTGAATATTATCACCTGGCCAGAATGTGAGAATAAGGAAATCTCGAAAGACTGCATGGTCTTGGGTTGGGGCTGGCAGGATTATGTTGACGGGTGTCCATCAAGTGTCCTCAAAGAAGCGAATGTGACTCTGATAGACTTTAAAAAGTGTGGCACTAATTACACCCTTTGCACTAACGGATCAATTGGACCAGCAAAGGTATTTTAG
- the si:ch211-212d10.1 gene encoding mast cell protease 2 isoform X6 produces the protein MMGFKPCEEQFQKVDTNPVIMVNSSLRLKSIDVHGKLTGQTGNSRKVDHMEVSSQLSSTYLSCTLSETELSTMSIIWQTTSLLLLLRCCAPGFCMRDGIVGGKVSIPHSRPYMVYIKDSNSKLACGGFLIREDFVLTAAHCKRSHLKVYLGVNDTHILPHGIEVEATPHPKFNNAPGDDIMLLKLKTPATLNKTVNIITWPECENKEISKDCMVLGWGWQDYVDGCPSSVLKEANVTLIDFKKCGTNYTLCTNGSIGPAKGDSGGPLVCGDAAQGIVSFYTESSGVYLTRYTRISHYHQWIDHIMNKTYQQQLKTWRGKLYELI, from the exons ACAcaaaccctgtcatcatggtcaactcctctctgcgtctcaagtccattgatgtacatggcaagctaactggacaaactggtaacagcaggaaagtcgaccatatggaggtaagcagtcagctg AGCTCAACATATCTGAGCTGCACACTGAGTGAAACTGAGCTGTCAACGATGAGCATCATTTGGCAAACCACTAGTCTGCTGCTACTGCTGCGTTGCTGTGCTCCAG GTTTCTGCATGCGAGATGGGATTGTTGGTGGGAAAGTGTCCATTCCACACAGTCGACCCTACATGGTCTACATTAAGGACTCAAATTCAAAATTAGCATGTGGCGGTTTTTTGATAAGAGAGGATTTTGTGCTCACAGCAGCCCACTGTAAACGAAG TCATCTAAAGGTCTATTTGGGGGTCAATGACACCCACATTTTACCTCACGGCATCGAGGTAGAAGCCACACCACATCCCAAATTCAATAATGCACCAGGCGATGACATCATGCTTCTAAAG CTTAAGACGCCGGCAACCTTGAACAAAACTGTGAATATTATCACCTGGCCAGAATGTGAGAATAAGGAAATCTCGAAAGACTGCATGGTCTTGGGTTGGGGCTGGCAGGATTATGTTGACGGGTGTCCATCAAGTGTCCTCAAAGAAGCGAATGTGACTCTGATAGACTTTAAAAAGTGTGGCACTAATTACACCCTTTGCACTAACGGATCAATTGGACCAGCAAAG GGAGACTCTGGAGGTCCACTTGTTTGTGGAGATGCTGCACAGGGAATTGTGTCTTTTTACACAGAGTCATCTGGAGTATACCTCACAAGATACACTCGTATTTCTCACTACCATCAATGGATTGATCACATCATGAATAAAACTTATCAGCAGCAACTGAAGACATGGAGGGGGAAGTTGTATGAACTCATTTAG
- the si:ch211-212d10.1 gene encoding mast cell protease 2 isoform X7 produces the protein MMGFKPCEEQFQKVDTNPVIMVNSSLRLKSIDVHGKLTGQTGNSRKVDHMEQSSTYLSCTLSETELSTMSIIWQTTSLLLLLRCCAPGFCMRDGIVGGKVSIPHSRPYMVYIKDSNSKLACGGFLIREDFVLTAAHCKRSHLKVYLGVNDTHILPHGIEVEATPHPKFNNAPGDDIMLLKLKTPATLNKTVNIITWPECENKEISKDCMVLGWGWQDYVDGCPSSVLKEANVTLIDFKKCGTNYTLCTNGSIGPAKGDSGGPLVCGDAAQGIVSFYTESSGVYLTRYTRISHYHQWIDHIMNKTYQQQLKTWRGKLYELI, from the exons ACAcaaaccctgtcatcatggtcaactcctctctgcgtctcaagtccattgatgtacatggcaagctaactggacaaactggtaacagcaggaaagtcgaccatatggag CAGAGCTCAACATATCTGAGCTGCACACTGAGTGAAACTGAGCTGTCAACGATGAGCATCATTTGGCAAACCACTAGTCTGCTGCTACTGCTGCGTTGCTGTGCTCCAG GTTTCTGCATGCGAGATGGGATTGTTGGTGGGAAAGTGTCCATTCCACACAGTCGACCCTACATGGTCTACATTAAGGACTCAAATTCAAAATTAGCATGTGGCGGTTTTTTGATAAGAGAGGATTTTGTGCTCACAGCAGCCCACTGTAAACGAAG TCATCTAAAGGTCTATTTGGGGGTCAATGACACCCACATTTTACCTCACGGCATCGAGGTAGAAGCCACACCACATCCCAAATTCAATAATGCACCAGGCGATGACATCATGCTTCTAAAG CTTAAGACGCCGGCAACCTTGAACAAAACTGTGAATATTATCACCTGGCCAGAATGTGAGAATAAGGAAATCTCGAAAGACTGCATGGTCTTGGGTTGGGGCTGGCAGGATTATGTTGACGGGTGTCCATCAAGTGTCCTCAAAGAAGCGAATGTGACTCTGATAGACTTTAAAAAGTGTGGCACTAATTACACCCTTTGCACTAACGGATCAATTGGACCAGCAAAG GGAGACTCTGGAGGTCCACTTGTTTGTGGAGATGCTGCACAGGGAATTGTGTCTTTTTACACAGAGTCATCTGGAGTATACCTCACAAGATACACTCGTATTTCTCACTACCATCAATGGATTGATCACATCATGAATAAAACTTATCAGCAGCAACTGAAGACATGGAGGGGGAAGTTGTATGAACTCATTTAG
- the si:ch211-212d10.1 gene encoding mast cell protease 2 isoform X14 yields MMGFKPCEEQFQKVDTNPVIMVNSSLRLKSIDVHGKLTGQTGNSRKVDHMEQSSTYLSCTLSETELSTMSIIWQTTSLLLLLRCCAPGFCMRDGIVGGKVSIPHSRPYMVYIKDSNSKLACGGFLIREDFVLTAAHCKRSHLKVYLGVNDTHILPHGIEVEATPHPKFNNAPGDDIMLLKLKTPATLNKTVNIITWPECENKEISKDCMVLGWGWQDYVDGCPSSVLKEANVTLIDFKKCGTNYTLCTNGSIGPAKVF; encoded by the exons ACAcaaaccctgtcatcatggtcaactcctctctgcgtctcaagtccattgatgtacatggcaagctaactggacaaactggtaacagcaggaaagtcgaccatatggag CAGAGCTCAACATATCTGAGCTGCACACTGAGTGAAACTGAGCTGTCAACGATGAGCATCATTTGGCAAACCACTAGTCTGCTGCTACTGCTGCGTTGCTGTGCTCCAG GTTTCTGCATGCGAGATGGGATTGTTGGTGGGAAAGTGTCCATTCCACACAGTCGACCCTACATGGTCTACATTAAGGACTCAAATTCAAAATTAGCATGTGGCGGTTTTTTGATAAGAGAGGATTTTGTGCTCACAGCAGCCCACTGTAAACGAAG TCATCTAAAGGTCTATTTGGGGGTCAATGACACCCACATTTTACCTCACGGCATCGAGGTAGAAGCCACACCACATCCCAAATTCAATAATGCACCAGGCGATGACATCATGCTTCTAAAG CTTAAGACGCCGGCAACCTTGAACAAAACTGTGAATATTATCACCTGGCCAGAATGTGAGAATAAGGAAATCTCGAAAGACTGCATGGTCTTGGGTTGGGGCTGGCAGGATTATGTTGACGGGTGTCCATCAAGTGTCCTCAAAGAAGCGAATGTGACTCTGATAGACTTTAAAAAGTGTGGCACTAATTACACCCTTTGCACTAACGGATCAATTGGACCAGCAAAGGTATTTTAG
- the si:ch211-212d10.1 gene encoding mast cell protease 2 isoform X1, with the protein MMGFKPCEEQFQKVDTNPVIMVNSSLRLKSIDVHGKLTGQTGNSRKVDHMEVSSQLNCVIGVNPSLCLKSTDVHGELTGQIGNSRKAVHTEQSSTYLSCTLSETELSTMSIIWQTTSLLLLLRCCAPGFCMRDGIVGGKVSIPHSRPYMVYIKDSNSKLACGGFLIREDFVLTAAHCKRSHLKVYLGVNDTHILPHGIEVEATPHPKFNNAPGDDIMLLKLKTPATLNKTVNIITWPECENKEISKDCMVLGWGWQDYVDGCPSSVLKEANVTLIDFKKCGTNYTLCTNGSIGPAKGDSGGPLVCGDAAQGIVSFYTESSGVYLTRYTRISHYHQWIDHIMNKTYQQQLKTWRGKLYELI; encoded by the exons ACAcaaaccctgtcatcatggtcaactcctctctgcgtctcaagtccattgatgtacatggcaagctaactggacaaactggtaacagcaggaaagtcgaccatatggaggtaagcagtcagctg AACTGTGTCATCGGGGTCAAcccctctctgtgtctcaagtctacCGACGTGCATGGCGAGCTAACAGGACAGattggtaacagcagaaaagcggtccatacggag CAGAGCTCAACATATCTGAGCTGCACACTGAGTGAAACTGAGCTGTCAACGATGAGCATCATTTGGCAAACCACTAGTCTGCTGCTACTGCTGCGTTGCTGTGCTCCAG GTTTCTGCATGCGAGATGGGATTGTTGGTGGGAAAGTGTCCATTCCACACAGTCGACCCTACATGGTCTACATTAAGGACTCAAATTCAAAATTAGCATGTGGCGGTTTTTTGATAAGAGAGGATTTTGTGCTCACAGCAGCCCACTGTAAACGAAG TCATCTAAAGGTCTATTTGGGGGTCAATGACACCCACATTTTACCTCACGGCATCGAGGTAGAAGCCACACCACATCCCAAATTCAATAATGCACCAGGCGATGACATCATGCTTCTAAAG CTTAAGACGCCGGCAACCTTGAACAAAACTGTGAATATTATCACCTGGCCAGAATGTGAGAATAAGGAAATCTCGAAAGACTGCATGGTCTTGGGTTGGGGCTGGCAGGATTATGTTGACGGGTGTCCATCAAGTGTCCTCAAAGAAGCGAATGTGACTCTGATAGACTTTAAAAAGTGTGGCACTAATTACACCCTTTGCACTAACGGATCAATTGGACCAGCAAAG GGAGACTCTGGAGGTCCACTTGTTTGTGGAGATGCTGCACAGGGAATTGTGTCTTTTTACACAGAGTCATCTGGAGTATACCTCACAAGATACACTCGTATTTCTCACTACCATCAATGGATTGATCACATCATGAATAAAACTTATCAGCAGCAACTGAAGACATGGAGGGGGAAGTTGTATGAACTCATTTAG
- the si:ch211-212d10.1 gene encoding mast cell protease 2 isoform X11, with the protein MMKQSSTYLSCTLSETELSTMSIIWQTTSLLLLLRCCAPGFCMRDGIVGGKVSIPHSRPYMVYIKDSNSKLACGGFLIREDFVLTAAHCKRSHLKVYLGVNDTHILPHGIEVEATPHPKFNNAPGDDIMLLKLKTPATLNKTVNIITWPECENKEISKDCMVLGWGWQDYVDGCPSSVLKEANVTLIDFKKCGTNYTLCTNGSIGPAKGDSGGPLVCGDAAQGIVSFYTESSGVYLTRYTRISHYHQWIDHIMNKTYQQQLKTWRGKLYELI; encoded by the exons ATGATGAAG CAGAGCTCAACATATCTGAGCTGCACACTGAGTGAAACTGAGCTGTCAACGATGAGCATCATTTGGCAAACCACTAGTCTGCTGCTACTGCTGCGTTGCTGTGCTCCAG GTTTCTGCATGCGAGATGGGATTGTTGGTGGGAAAGTGTCCATTCCACACAGTCGACCCTACATGGTCTACATTAAGGACTCAAATTCAAAATTAGCATGTGGCGGTTTTTTGATAAGAGAGGATTTTGTGCTCACAGCAGCCCACTGTAAACGAAG TCATCTAAAGGTCTATTTGGGGGTCAATGACACCCACATTTTACCTCACGGCATCGAGGTAGAAGCCACACCACATCCCAAATTCAATAATGCACCAGGCGATGACATCATGCTTCTAAAG CTTAAGACGCCGGCAACCTTGAACAAAACTGTGAATATTATCACCTGGCCAGAATGTGAGAATAAGGAAATCTCGAAAGACTGCATGGTCTTGGGTTGGGGCTGGCAGGATTATGTTGACGGGTGTCCATCAAGTGTCCTCAAAGAAGCGAATGTGACTCTGATAGACTTTAAAAAGTGTGGCACTAATTACACCCTTTGCACTAACGGATCAATTGGACCAGCAAAG GGAGACTCTGGAGGTCCACTTGTTTGTGGAGATGCTGCACAGGGAATTGTGTCTTTTTACACAGAGTCATCTGGAGTATACCTCACAAGATACACTCGTATTTCTCACTACCATCAATGGATTGATCACATCATGAATAAAACTTATCAGCAGCAACTGAAGACATGGAGGGGGAAGTTGTATGAACTCATTTAG
- the si:ch211-212d10.1 gene encoding granzyme E isoform X17: MMKQSSTYLSCTLSETELSTMSIIWQTTSLLLLLRCCAPGFCMRDGIVGGKVSIPHSRPYMVYIKDSNSKLACGGFLIREDFVLTAAHCKRSHLKVYLGVNDTHILPHGIEVEATPHPKFNNAPGDDIMLLKLKTPATLNKTVNIITWPECENKEISKDCMVLGWGWQDYVDGCPSSVLKEANVTLIDFKKCGTNYTLCTNGSIGPAKVF, translated from the exons ATGATGAAG CAGAGCTCAACATATCTGAGCTGCACACTGAGTGAAACTGAGCTGTCAACGATGAGCATCATTTGGCAAACCACTAGTCTGCTGCTACTGCTGCGTTGCTGTGCTCCAG GTTTCTGCATGCGAGATGGGATTGTTGGTGGGAAAGTGTCCATTCCACACAGTCGACCCTACATGGTCTACATTAAGGACTCAAATTCAAAATTAGCATGTGGCGGTTTTTTGATAAGAGAGGATTTTGTGCTCACAGCAGCCCACTGTAAACGAAG TCATCTAAAGGTCTATTTGGGGGTCAATGACACCCACATTTTACCTCACGGCATCGAGGTAGAAGCCACACCACATCCCAAATTCAATAATGCACCAGGCGATGACATCATGCTTCTAAAG CTTAAGACGCCGGCAACCTTGAACAAAACTGTGAATATTATCACCTGGCCAGAATGTGAGAATAAGGAAATCTCGAAAGACTGCATGGTCTTGGGTTGGGGCTGGCAGGATTATGTTGACGGGTGTCCATCAAGTGTCCTCAAAGAAGCGAATGTGACTCTGATAGACTTTAAAAAGTGTGGCACTAATTACACCCTTTGCACTAACGGATCAATTGGACCAGCAAAGGTATTTTAG